Within Cyprinus carpio isolate SPL01 chromosome A11, ASM1834038v1, whole genome shotgun sequence, the genomic segment TAAACGCTATAAAATCTCAAAGAAATAATTCTGGAAAGTTTTTCACTCAGGAAAAAATGTGATGATTTGCATATAAGCACAAAAGTGTCTTTATTAATGTTGATGAACCCACTTATTAAAAAACCAAGTTCACATATACATCCATCATTTACAAAAATAGCTTTTCATGCTGTTTATGGTTATCGTGACACTTCATAAAgtagctgaaatataaaaattagtgctgggcaatgattaataatgattaatcacatccaaaatataagtttttgtgtacataatatgtgtgtgtgtactgtgaatatttattatgtatatataaatacacacacatgcattaaaacatttatatataatatcaattgtATGTATATAactatacacataaatattttctaaatatgtgtctttacatatatacatatatatatatatatatatatatatatatatatatatatatatatatatatatatatatatatatacacacacacacacataataaataaatatacacagtttacacatatatatgaccctggagcacaaaaccagtcataagggtacatttttagaaattgagatttatacatcatctgaaagctgaataaataatctctccattgatgtgtggtttgttaggaggacaatatttgtctgagatacaactatttgaaaatctggaatctgagattgcaaaaaaatctaaatattgagaaaatcacctttaaagttgttcaaatgaagttcttagctatgcatattactaatcaaaaattaagttttgatatatttacggtaggaaatttactaaatatcttcaaggaacatgatctttacttaatatcctaatgatttttggcataaaagagaaatgtataattgtgacccatacaatgtattgttgtctattgctacaaatatacctgtgctactgatgactgcttctgtgctcagggacacatattatataaacaaaaacttttattttggatgtgattaataaaaatgtaagtgGTGATCTAGAGTCTGACGCACTGGGACTCAGGTGTGTCTGGCGGCTCTGGCGCGTCGATGAAGAACACCTGTGTACCTGCAGGAGGCGGAGTCTCCAGGTGACTGCACACACCGGGGGCGGGGCCGGGGGCGGGGTTTGCCGGAGGGTGTTTTTTCTGGTTCTTGTGTAATTGGCGGTTCTCCTCGGCTCTGAATCTCTGAATCTTCTTGAAGCGCTTGAGCTTGACGGCGTCTCTGGCCTCTCCGCCGCAGGGCAGCAGCACGCTCACGTCTCGCCGGAACTTGGAGCTCAGGCCGAAGTAGATGAGAGGGTTGTAGAAGCTGGCGGATTTGGCGAAGAGCCGCGTGAAGATGCTGGTGAGACTCGGCACGTGGAAACCACACGCTGACCACATGGACACGACCGCGTACGGAGACCAGGCCAGGATGAACGCCGTGCAGATCACTATAGACACCTGAGACAACAACACGGCTTTGAGTTTCACACCTGAACATCAGCAGGAGCAAGAAAACCGCTGAGAAACTCTCAGTGCAGGATCTGATGCATTTCACACATCTGAGAGAGAAACACATCCAAAATAACTCAATCTGACattaaaccatatatatataataacatattaaatatattaatattataataatatattattatatataatatattaaaaatatacattttattgaaaaaaaataaaaattttaaatatgaatattgaaatagaaatattaatatttgactttaaatgatatatatatatatatatatatatatatatatatatttatatatatattgtttgttttttttttgtttttgttttttaaagctaaaaaaaaatgtggacttttcagaattgcaagtttatatcgtagacttttttttcaccatggaataaaaaatttgataataatacatttggataaaaaaataaaaaaccgaaaaaacaattctaacttttttcttagaattgcaagaaaaaaagtcagaattgtgagttaattGTTAGTTTAAGAgtaatttaatatgaaattattgtgtatttatggaatttttaataatgtattgtttatggaaacataaatatatagattataaacaattttacttattacttttttatttacttctatttaaatgttttttcttttttttatgaatacacTGAATttctaacttttaaaaaatctcatacatttattatacaaagagagaaagagagtttaaaagttgcaattattattatttatttatttttattccatggcagtaATAAGCTTCCATATAGTAGGTATatgtttaattattgtaatacatttttatatgtaaaacttGTTTATGACCCTTTCGGTTGAAATGATTTCAAGTAATCTcagagtaaattaataaatatcaacatattgtatattattatcaCAAGCCTTTAAAttgtgtaaaaacattaaaaatatatatatataaaatattaaagtatttttatttaaatggataTTTTTAATAGATACACTGAAACgagaactttttttaaaaacattgcatgGTTTAATTATGattctaaaataagaaataagtctGTCCAGTGTTGACTGGTGGTTTTGTAATGAAGGCTCTGTGACTCACGACGGTGACGTCTCTCTCGATCTTGCGCTGTCTGTCGGTCAGATCTCTCTCGGCTGACCTGGCATTTCCTCTCTTCACCGTGTTGATGATGGAGATGTACGAGAACAGCATGATCAGCACAGGGATGAAGAAGCAGAAGATGAGGATGGAGATGATGAAGGACTTGTGGATGGTGGAGTAGTTGGCTTTGACCCAGTCGATCTCACAGGTGCCATATCCACGATCTGACAAGAACACgcaattaaccctttcacacacTCATCATGAGCTGTGTAGCTTCACCAGAACTACCAAACATCACACACAATGTTCTGACAGTtagcaattataataataataataataataataataatgtgactataataaataattatacaatttaattatgcAATATAACTGCATATAATTTTACTGAATAGTATCTGttgtattatttctatttaaattatataattttataaaataattacataattaaattgttgtattacatattaattataatttttttatcatttatagtcTTTTAATAAgtctttttataattaattaataatacaaattaatattatttttaataaaaaaaagatactattatatttataatcttcaaataaataaatcaattataataataaaataatatattattattattatttacagtattatttatatttgcactgtataattttgtaaaatattcatatatattatttttgttaaaatatttgttatatatatatatatatatatatatatatatatatatatatatatatatatatatatatatatatatatatatataaatttataaaaatatataattatctgtggtttaaaatattattgcatttattatctTCAACTAAATAagtttgaattaataataaaaataaatgtatgtatttggtCACTCTGAATTTCTGCTGCTTcagtaaatcatatttttgttagGTTCAGTCACTGAAGCTCTTCTCGGGTCTGCTTCTATCTGTCTGACAGTAATATAACAGAGAAGACTGAGAAGAAGAAATCTCACAGTTAACCCTTTCACACACTGACCTGTGTAGCTTCCCCAGCCGAGGATCGGCGCTCCGGACCAGAACAGGGCTCCTGTCCAGATGAAGATGACAGACGTGAGCACGGTGGTGTTGGTGATGCAGTgagctgtgaacacacacacacatacacactcagatTACAGCAGATCGACTCAGACGAGTCCAGGCTGACAGACACACTCCTGCCTTTATTGGGGTGACAGCCCTTGATGTATCTGCTGATGCTGATGACGGTCAGAGTGTTGATGCTGCCCAGACCGAAGACCAGCGTGAAGAAGCCATCCACCTGagacacagaacacacacccgatcaatcaatcaaccaatcaaccaaccaaacaaccaaacaatcaatcaactaaccaaccaaccaaccaaacaaccaaccaaccaatcaaacaatcaatcaatcaatcaaccaaccaaacaatcaaccaatcaaccaaccaaccaaccaatcaaccaaccaaccatttaaccaaccaatcaaccaaccaaccaatcaatcaaccaaccatttaaccaaccaatcaaccaaccaatcaaccaaccaaccaaccaaccaatcaaccaaccaaccgatcgatcaatcaaccaaccaaccaaccaatcaaccaaccaaccaaccaaccaaccaaccatttaaccaaccaatcaaccaaccaatcaatcaaccaaccatTTAACCAACCAATCAACCGACCATTTaaccaaccaatcaaccaaccaatcaaccaaccaactaACCAATCAACCAAAcaatcaaccaatcaaccaaccaatcaaccaaccaactaaccaatcaaccaaccaaacaatcgactcaatcaaccaaccaaccaaccaatcaaccaacaAACCattcaaccaaccaaccaaccaaccaaccaaccatttAACCAACCAATCTAccaatcaatcaaccaaccatttaaccatttaaccaaccaatcaaccaaccaatcaaccaaccaaacaaaccaaccaaccaaccaaccaatcaattaatcaatcaatcaaccatccaaccaaccaaccaaccaaccaaccaaccaaccaaccaaccaaccaatcaaccaaccagTCAACCAAAcaatcaaccaatcaaccaaccagtcaaccaatcaaccaaccagtcaaccaatcaaccaaccaatcaaccaaccattcaaccaaccaaccaaccaatcaaccaatcaaccaaccagTTAACCAAAcaatcaaccaatcaaccaaccagtcaaccaatcaaccaaccagtcaaccaatcaaccaaccatTCAACCgaccaatcaaccaatcaaccaaccagTCAACCAACCAGTCAACCAAAcaatcaaccaatcaaccaaccagtcaaccaatcaaccaaccagtcaaccaatcaaccaaccaatcaaccaaccattcaaccaaccaaccaaccaatcaaccaatcaaccaaccatTCAACCGACCAATCAACCAGTCAACCAACCattcaaccaaccaaccaaccaatcaaccaaccatTCAACCTATTGAGCTGCTCCCAGTACCCACAATTCCACTTCCTGTACCTGGCACGTCCACACAGAGGTAATGAGGTATCCGTTATCCCTGAAGACGTTGAAGATCTCGAGGATTCCTCTGGAATATCCGAACACGGAGATGCTGGCATCAGAAATGGCGAGGTTGAGCGTCAGATAGTCAGTGGGCTGCAGAGAGGATCTGTGCTTGAACAGAACGAAGATCACGATGCTGTTGCCGAACCACGACAACCAACCTGCCAAcaaacacacaagacattctcaCTGCATGTACAGATCCGCAAACAAGAACTGAAGCATTATGGGATACTGCAGGACCAACTGCAGAATGTTACTGTggttagtattaataatattatcataacaaaaataatgtgttcatttaattgTATCTATATATAGCATAATTATGTGttacactcatatattatgtatatgtgtatatatgtgtgtgtgtgtgtgtgtgtgtgtgtatatatatatatatatatatatatatatatatatatatatatatattacatatataatattattttataaaataatttaacttatgcaataatttacatataattttgtaatgtgtatatatacaacagTTGTAATAtacaactgtaatatatatattacagttgtaatcttaaaacaacaattttataaaataattttagaatctgtcagaattaatttttttaattaatcatatatatatgtatatatatatatcacagtcatatataaattatttattagaatttaataatgcataatttagttatgttactttttaatattagaattataatctgcaaacatataatttataataaaataatttattattatataacaaagtATGTTGTCACTTTATGATTAAATTTATAtaggaaatatatttatatagcttaaaccaatatatatatatatatatatatatatatatatatatatatatatatatatatatatatatgatttcccTGGAACTTAAACCCTATTAAAAGCGTTCGCGAACTACGCTTGAAAGTTCCCGATGTGAACGCAGACTGACCCAGAACGAGCAAATAGACGCCGATGATCGTCTCTCCCTGATCGGACAGCGGCGGGTCGCGGCTCATCAGGCTGAAGTTGTTGTTCCTCCAGGGGATGTTCACCACCTGAAGCGGGTTTTGCACAGACATAGCGGCTTCCAGAGCGTCTAAAGATGCATGAATGAAAGAATCTCCGCCTGCGGCTCTGTTTAACGCCCGCTCTGCTCTCAGGACGCGTCGCTTCTCCGCTGAGTGACTCTTTTAAAGCCGGTTTAAAATACCGAGCGCGGAGCCGTGACGCGACACGAGCTAATCCAGCTTCagtcaggacacacacacatatacacacacgcacgcacacacacttacacactcacgcgcacacttacacacacagacacacgcacacttacacacacgcacactcacactctctctctcacacagacacacacacacaagcactctcTCTTttacaaacactctcacacacacacacacacacacacacaaataaagttTATCCTATCCTAAGTCCTCTTTAAACAACATCTCCATTAGGAAAATCtattctgtcatcctttattcacagataacaaaatatattttgttaacaTTTCTATTAGCATAATCATAAGTAATGATCGAAGTGGtgtttctttgtttaaattaACCATGATTTCACTACAGTAAAAATGCAGTAACCATGTTTTTGGTGGATTGgttagcatttgtaaaaccagagttttactacaaatatcaTGGTTAAACTATTGTTAGTGAAGCAGAACCAGCCTCGTTTTTTAAACATCACTTCATAGTTTCAGAATGCTTagagagaacattaaaaaaaattaacattcccTTTATGTCTTCTATAACATttgcataactaaaaaaaaatgaaaacgtttTAAACTATCAGAAATAACAATTTCACCTCAAGAAGCATCGTTTCAGGTTTTGGAggctaataatgtaataaaacacgTC encodes:
- the LOC109092052 gene encoding opsin-5-like, producing the protein MSVQNPLQVVNIPWRNNNFSLMSRDPPLSDQGETIIGVYLLVLGWLSWFGNSIVIFVLFKHRSSLQPTDYLTLNLAISDASISVFGYSRGILEIFNVFRDNGYLITSVWTCQVDGFFTLVFGLGSINTLTVISISRYIKGCHPNKAHCITNTTVLTSVIFIWTGALFWSGAPILGWGSYTDRGYGTCEIDWVKANYSTIHKSFIISILIFCFFIPVLIMLFSYISIINTVKRGNARSAERDLTDRQRKIERDVTVVSIVICTAFILAWSPYAVVSMWSACGFHVPSLTSIFTRLFAKSASFYNPLIYFGLSSKFRRDVSVLLPCGGEARDAVKLKRFKKIQRFRAEENRQLHKNQKKHPPANPAPGPAPGVCSHLETPPPAGTQVFFIDAPEPPDTPESQCVRL